A single Pan troglodytes isolate AG18354 chromosome X, NHGRI_mPanTro3-v2.0_pri, whole genome shotgun sequence DNA region contains:
- the SMIM10L2A gene encoding small integral membrane protein 10-like protein 2A, with product MAASAALSAAAAAAALSGLAVRLSRSAAARGSYGAFCKGLTRTLLTFFDLAWRLRMNFPYFYIVASVMLNVRLQVRIE from the coding sequence ATGGCGGCGTCGGCGGCTCTGTCTGCAGCGGCGGCTGCGGCGGCCCTGTCTGGCCTGGCGGTGCGGCTGTCGCGCTCAGCTGCGGCCCGAGGCTCGTACGGCGCCTTCTGCAAGGGGCTCACGCGCACGCTGCTCACCTTCTTCGACCTGGCCTGGCGGCTGCGCATGAACTTCCCCTACTTCTACATCGTGGCCTCGGTGATGCTTAACGTCCGCCTGCAGGTGCGGATCGAGTga